One Synechococcus sp. JA-2-3B'a(2-13) genomic window carries:
- a CDS encoding class I SAM-dependent methyltransferase, translating to MLSSLSALPVHLYRCLSCGREGLTQAPGREQGSVADRVYCPSCGQIYPITASGAVDFIGSSSDLHLTPAQAIAHLPGFAWGYDRLWRPWALSLLTGESFGSERESQLLAELVGEGDPILDLGTAGGYWSRLILARDPQRTVVGLDNAAGVLAEAAQQAQPHWQHYSLMRARAEQLPLASGTFGAVISGATLNEVPLDPCLREIARVLKPGGAFVSMHSQQVQGWGQMVQQWLEATGLHFFSETQLREHLQQVGLQLERYLSLGWVAFVRAVRL from the coding sequence ATGCTCTCTTCGCTCTCTGCTTTGCCGGTTCACCTTTATCGCTGCCTGAGCTGCGGTCGGGAAGGGCTGACCCAAGCACCAGGGCGGGAGCAGGGATCCGTGGCAGATCGGGTTTATTGTCCCAGTTGTGGCCAAATTTACCCCATCACCGCTTCTGGGGCTGTGGATTTTATCGGCAGCTCATCGGACCTGCATCTCACGCCGGCCCAAGCCATTGCCCATCTGCCTGGGTTTGCCTGGGGCTACGATCGCCTCTGGCGGCCCTGGGCTCTGTCGCTGCTGACGGGAGAGAGCTTTGGCAGCGAGCGGGAGAGTCAACTGCTGGCCGAGTTGGTGGGGGAGGGGGATCCCATCTTGGATTTGGGCACTGCCGGGGGGTACTGGAGCCGCTTGATTCTGGCCAGGGATCCGCAGCGGACGGTGGTCGGCCTGGACAATGCGGCAGGGGTATTGGCGGAAGCCGCTCAACAGGCACAGCCCCACTGGCAGCACTACAGCCTGATGCGGGCCCGAGCCGAACAGCTTCCCCTCGCCTCTGGAACTTTTGGGGCGGTGATCAGTGGGGCGACCTTGAACGAAGTGCCTTTGGATCCCTGTTTGCGGGAAATTGCCCGCGTCTTGAAACCGGGAGGGGCCTTTGTCTCGATGCACAGCCAGCAGGTACAGGGATGGGGGCAGATGGTGCAGCAATGGCTGGAAGCCACCGGCCTTCATTTTTTCTCAGAAACCCAGTTGCGCGAGCACCTTCAACAGGTGGGGCTGCAGTTGGAGCGTTATCTCAGCTTGGGTTGGGTGGCCTTTGTGCGGGCGGTGCGCCTCTGA
- the dnaA gene encoding chromosomal replication initiator protein DnaA: protein MDISLDQLWDEALCHLQVQLSRPTFEAWIKTARAESLVDNRLTICTPSEWARGWLQKHYASTITEVVQRVAGIPLQVEFSVSPHASVEAEPPSRAISPTSGRAGSLPASTTLGLEVGGSLPMRAPDLNPKYSFSRFVVGPNNRMAHAAALAVADKPGRAYNPLFLCGGVGLGKTHLMQAIGHYQLEANPQAKVFYVSTERFTNDLIDAIRRDSMQSFREHYRDVDILLVDDVQFIEGKEYTQEEFFHTFNTLHESGKQIVLAADRSPHLIPRLQERLCSRFSMGLIAEIQSPDIETRMAILKKKAEYEGMNLPADVIEYIATTYTSNIRELEGALIRAVAYVSISGLPMSVETIQPILNPPSEPKEITADMITDVVCEEFGIDRDSLLGSSRKRDISQARQIAMFLMRHYTNLSLPKIGDYFGGKDHTTVLYSCEKVSQLQRQSLQFERQLQKLVERLRVVANSRSS, encoded by the coding sequence GTGGATATTTCCCTGGATCAGCTCTGGGATGAAGCCCTGTGTCATCTGCAGGTGCAGCTCAGCCGCCCAACCTTTGAGGCTTGGATCAAAACGGCGCGGGCTGAATCGTTGGTGGACAACCGCCTCACCATCTGTACCCCCAGCGAATGGGCGCGGGGCTGGCTGCAAAAGCACTACGCCTCCACCATCACCGAGGTGGTGCAGCGGGTAGCCGGGATCCCTTTGCAGGTGGAGTTTTCCGTTTCCCCCCACGCTTCTGTCGAGGCAGAACCCCCTTCAAGGGCGATTTCCCCAACATCGGGCAGAGCCGGCAGCTTACCTGCCTCCACCACCCTAGGACTGGAAGTCGGCGGCAGCCTGCCCATGCGGGCGCCGGATCTCAACCCCAAGTATTCCTTCTCGCGGTTTGTGGTTGGCCCCAACAACCGCATGGCTCACGCTGCAGCTCTGGCTGTGGCCGACAAGCCTGGGCGCGCCTACAACCCCCTGTTTCTCTGCGGTGGGGTGGGTCTAGGCAAAACCCACCTGATGCAGGCCATTGGCCACTACCAGCTAGAGGCAAATCCACAGGCCAAAGTCTTTTACGTGTCCACCGAACGGTTTACCAACGATTTAATCGATGCCATCCGGCGAGACAGCATGCAGTCTTTCCGGGAGCACTATCGGGATGTGGATATTTTATTGGTGGATGACGTTCAATTTATCGAAGGCAAAGAGTACACCCAAGAGGAGTTTTTTCACACCTTTAATACGCTGCACGAGTCCGGCAAGCAGATTGTGCTGGCCGCCGACCGATCTCCTCATCTGATCCCGCGTCTGCAGGAGCGGCTTTGTTCTCGTTTCTCCATGGGTTTGATTGCGGAAATTCAATCGCCGGATATCGAAACCCGCATGGCCATTCTCAAGAAGAAAGCCGAGTATGAGGGAATGAACTTGCCCGCCGACGTGATCGAGTACATTGCCACCACCTACACCAGCAACATCCGCGAGCTGGAAGGTGCCCTGATCCGCGCCGTCGCCTATGTTTCCATTTCTGGCTTGCCGATGAGCGTGGAGACGATTCAGCCCATCCTCAATCCCCCCAGCGAGCCGAAAGAGATCACCGCCGACATGATTACCGATGTGGTCTGTGAAGAATTCGGCATCGACCGAGACAGTTTACTGGGATCCTCCCGCAAGCGCGACATCAGCCAAGCACGGCAAATTGCCATGTTCTTGATGCGCCACTACACCAACCTCAGCCTGCCCAAAATTGGCGACTACTTTGGGGGAAAAGATCACACCACCGTCCTCTATAGCTGTGAAAAGGTCAGTCAGCTACAGCGGCAAAGTCTGCAATTTGAACGGCAACTGCAAAAATTGGTCGAGCGCTTGCGGGTGGTTGCCAACAGCCGGAGCAGCTAG
- the ftsH gene encoding ATP-dependent zinc metalloprotease FtsH, which produces MNKPLSPQRWLIALLLGFCLWQGSGLVLQPAPAHAALASALTYDRFLRYVEEGRVTDVRLTDNNLVAEVTAVDPQTQHSTRYRVNLLPNTVPQLVDRLTEQGIEVAVVPTRNGSAFWALLGNLVIPLLLLGGLFFFLRRAGGGAGGPGQAMNFGKSRARFQMEAKTGVKFDDVAGIEEAKEELQEVVTFLKKPERFTAVGAKIPKGVLLVGPPGTGKTLLAKAIAGEAGVPFFSLSGSEFVEMFVGVGASRVRDLFKKAKENAPCIVFIDEIDAVGRQRGAGIGGGNDEREQTLNQLLTEMDGFEGNTGIIVIAATNRPDVLDAALLRPGRFDRQITVDRPSFKGRYEILRVHARNKKLAEEVSLEAIARRTPGFAGADLANLLNEAAILAARRQRMAITNQDIEDAIDRITIGLTKPPLLDGKSKRLIAYHECGHALLMTLLPHADPLNKVTIIPRSGGAGGFAQQLPNEEQIDSGMYSRAWLLDRVVVGFGGRAAEEIVFGYSEVTTGASNDLQQNTNLVRQMVTRFGMSELGPLMLDPPNNEVFLGGGWMNRVEYSEDVAAKIDRQVRQILESCYQKAKQILLEHRPLLDRLADTLVERETLDGDEFRAIVSEYVPIPEKVGLPSPFPEAGRSPKLV; this is translated from the coding sequence ATGAACAAGCCTCTATCTCCCCAGCGCTGGCTGATCGCCCTCCTGCTGGGCTTTTGTCTCTGGCAGGGATCCGGCCTGGTGCTGCAGCCTGCACCCGCCCATGCAGCTTTGGCCTCGGCCCTCACCTACGATCGCTTTTTGCGCTACGTCGAGGAGGGGCGGGTTACGGATGTGCGCCTCACGGACAACAATCTGGTAGCTGAAGTTACGGCTGTGGATCCCCAGACCCAGCATTCCACCCGCTACCGAGTGAACCTGCTGCCCAACACCGTACCGCAACTGGTGGACCGCCTCACCGAGCAGGGGATCGAAGTGGCAGTGGTACCCACCCGCAATGGCAGCGCCTTTTGGGCGCTTCTGGGCAACCTGGTGATCCCGCTGTTGTTGTTGGGGGGGTTGTTCTTTTTCCTGCGGCGTGCCGGTGGCGGAGCGGGCGGCCCTGGGCAGGCGATGAACTTCGGCAAATCGCGGGCCCGCTTCCAGATGGAAGCCAAAACCGGCGTTAAGTTCGACGATGTGGCCGGCATCGAAGAAGCCAAAGAAGAATTGCAAGAGGTGGTTACCTTCTTGAAGAAGCCGGAGCGCTTCACCGCTGTTGGGGCCAAGATCCCCAAAGGCGTGTTGTTGGTGGGGCCGCCGGGGACGGGCAAAACCCTTCTGGCCAAGGCCATTGCCGGCGAGGCAGGAGTGCCTTTCTTTAGCCTGTCCGGCTCTGAGTTTGTGGAAATGTTTGTCGGGGTGGGTGCCTCTCGCGTACGGGATCTCTTCAAGAAGGCCAAGGAGAATGCGCCCTGCATCGTCTTCATCGACGAGATTGACGCGGTGGGCCGGCAGCGGGGGGCCGGCATTGGCGGTGGCAACGACGAACGCGAGCAAACCCTGAACCAGTTGCTCACGGAGATGGACGGCTTTGAGGGCAACACCGGCATTATCGTGATTGCCGCCACCAACCGCCCTGATGTGTTGGATGCGGCTCTCTTGCGTCCGGGCCGCTTCGACCGCCAGATTACGGTGGATCGGCCTAGCTTTAAGGGGCGCTACGAGATCTTGCGGGTGCATGCCCGCAACAAGAAGCTGGCGGAAGAGGTCAGCCTAGAGGCGATTGCCCGCCGTACCCCTGGCTTTGCCGGTGCGGATCTGGCCAACCTGCTCAATGAAGCGGCCATTTTGGCGGCCCGCCGTCAGCGCATGGCCATCACCAACCAAGACATTGAGGACGCCATTGACCGCATCACCATCGGCCTGACCAAGCCGCCGCTTCTGGACGGCAAGAGCAAGCGCCTGATCGCCTACCACGAGTGTGGCCATGCCCTGTTGATGACACTTTTGCCCCACGCGGATCCCTTGAACAAGGTGACCATCATCCCCCGTTCCGGCGGCGCAGGTGGCTTTGCCCAGCAACTGCCCAACGAGGAGCAGATCGACTCCGGCATGTACAGCCGCGCTTGGCTGCTGGATCGGGTGGTGGTGGGCTTTGGCGGTCGGGCGGCCGAAGAGATCGTCTTCGGCTACTCGGAAGTGACCACCGGAGCCAGCAACGACCTGCAGCAGAACACGAATCTGGTGCGGCAGATGGTGACCCGCTTTGGCATGTCTGAGCTGGGGCCCTTGATGCTGGATCCCCCCAACAACGAGGTATTCTTGGGCGGCGGCTGGATGAACCGCGTCGAGTACTCGGAGGATGTGGCCGCCAAGATCGACCGCCAGGTGCGGCAGATCCTGGAGAGCTGTTACCAGAAAGCCAAGCAGATTTTGCTGGAGCACCGCCCTCTGCTGGATCGATTGGCCGATACCTTGGTGGAACGGGAAACCCTGGATGGCGACGAATTCCGGGCGATTGTCTCAGAGTATGTGCCCATCCCGGAGAAGGTCGGCCTACCCAGTCCATTCCCGGAAGCGGGACGGAGTCCAAAGCTGGTCTAA